Genomic segment of Pseudomonas syringae:
AGGCTCAAAGCAACGAAGCTCAGGCGATTGAGCGTCAAGCGGGGAGCCGCTGATGGGCAAAGCTAAATCCAAACCCATCAGCTCGACTAACCCCCAAGAGCGGATCGAGGAGTACCCTGCATTCCTCTTGGGCAAGCACCCCACCAAAGACGTATTTTTGGCCAGCTATGGCCAACAGTTTGTGATGTTGGCTGCGCCTCCAGGCTCGATGAAAGGCGTCAGTGCGGTGATACCCAACCTGTTGAGCTACCCCGATTCAATGGTGGTCAACGATCCGAAGTTTGAGAACTGGGACATTACGTCAGGCTTTCGTGCCTCTGCTGGTCACAAAGTGTTCCGCTTTTCGCCCGAGCGCCTGGAAACGCATCGCTGGAACCCGGTCAGTGCCATTAACCGCGATCCTCTGTATCGGCTAGGCGATATTCGTACCCTGGCCCGCGTGTTGTTCGTCTCCGACAACCCCAAGAACCAGGAGTGGTACAACAAGGCCGGCAACGTTTTTACATCCATCCTGCTGTACCTGATGGAAACGCCGGAAATGCCCTGTACGTTGCCCCAGGCCTACGAAATTGGCTCATTGGGTACCGGGATAGGGACGTGGGCTCAGCAGATTATCGAATTGCGCAGCATCGGACCTAATGCGCTCAGCTTTGAAACCCTTCGAGAGCTTAACGGTGTGTACGAAGCATCGAAAAACAAGAGCAGCGGTTGGTCAACCACCGTGGATATCGTGCGCGACGTGTTGTCGGTGTATGCCGAAAAAACCGTGGCCTGGGCGGTGTCGGGTGACGACATCGACTTTGCCAAAATGCGCGAGGAGAAGACCACCGTTTACTTCAGCGTGACGGAAGGCAACCTGAAGAAGTACGGCCCGCTGATGAACCTGTTTTTCACCCAGGCGATTCGGCTCAATTCCAAGGTCCTGCCTGAGCAAGGCGGGCACTGCGCAGATGGCACGCTACGGTACAAGTACCAACTGGCCCTGATGATGGACGAATTTGCAATCATGGGCCGCATGGAAATCATGGAAACCGCGCCAGCACTGACCCGAGGTGCCGGTCTGAGGTTTTTCCTCATTTTCCAGGGCAAAGACCAGATTCGTGCCGTCTACGGAGAGGAAGCGGCCAACGGCATCATGAAGGCGATCCACAACGAAATCGTGTTCGCCCCCGGCGACATCAAGCTGGCCGAGGAGTACAGCAGGCGGTTAGGCAACACTACCGAGCGCGTTCATAACCAATCGTTGAACAGACAGAAGAATGAAATCGGTGCTCGAGGTCAAACAGACAGTTACAGCGAACAGGCCCGGCCCTTGTTGCTGCCCCAGGAGGTAAACGAGTTACCTTTTGACAAGCAATTGATTTTTGTCCAGGGCAACAGGCAAACAGAGCCAATGAAGATTCTGGCGCGCAAGATCATTTACTTCGAAGAGGACGTGTTCAAAGCGCGACAGAAGATGACCCCTCCGCCCTTGCCGGTTGGAGACGCAACCAAAATCGACGCGCTCACCGTGCCGGTACGCACCATTGAAGCCAAGGTCGCAGTGGCAGACACCAAGCCCATGCAGGCCGAACAACGGCAGCGCTGGAATCCCAAAGAAAAGGCCGCTAACGCCGTTCCGGAACAGCCAGATGCGGCTCAGCCAGTTGATGTCGAGCCCGATCCCGAGCCTGCGCAGGCTGACGATACCCCCGAAACGATGTAACACCCCCATCGGCGCACCCAAGCGCCTGCAGGAGCAAAACATGAATACCTACAGCAAAACGGCTGACCGCCAAGGTCAGGCCGCTGGCAACGCCGTGCCTGGTCGCGGCAAAACGCGAGTCTGCGCGCTGTTCGCAGTGTGCCTCCTGGGCAGTGGCTCAGCCTTAGCCGGTGACCCGTGCAAGTCCGTGCTTTGCCTCTACGGCAAGTTCGCCGGCAATAGCGGTAGCAGCGAGTGCCGAAGCGCCGAGCAGGACTACTTCAGCATCCTGGTCAAGAAACACGGGAACATCAAATGGAGCGAAACCGCTTCGGCGCGCCAGGACTACCTCAACAGCTGCCCCGGTGCTGATCAGAGCTACACCCAAAAAATCAACGACAAGTTCGGCAAGGTCCAGGGCTAGGCCCAAGATCCTGACAAGGAGAACACCATGCGAGTATTCATTGCGGAAAAGCCTGCCCTGGGCCAGGTCATTGCCGAGGCGCTGGGCACCGTCATACGCAAGGACGGCTATTTCGAGTGCGGCAGCAACAATATCGTCACCTGGTGCGTTGGCCACCTGCTTGAACTGGCCCCGCCCGAGGTTCACAACCCTGCCTATAAAAACTGGGTTCAGGCCGATTTGCCCCTGAGATTGCGCCCGGCCAAGTACCAACCCATTGCCCGTACTCGCGACCAGCTCAAAGTGGTCCAGCAGCTGATCGGTCGCGCCTCGGAAATCGTTCACGCCGGTGACCCGGACGACGAAGGCCAGTTGCTGGTCGACGAGGTCCTGGTGCATTTCGGCAACACCGCGCCGGTCAAACGCATCCTGATCAATGACATGAACGCCAATGCCGCCCGCAAAGCATTGGACGGCCTGCGCGACAACAGCGAGTTTTACGGCCTGTTCCAGAAGGCCCTGGCCCGCAGCATCGGCGATCAGCTCTACGGGTTCAACATGACCCGCGCCTGCACCCTGGCCGGTAGGGCCAAGGGTGTCAAAAGCGTGTTATCAGTGGGGCGCGTGCAAACCCCTATCCTGGGACTGATCGTGAACCGCTACCTGGCCAACAAGAGTCACGCCAGTGCGTTTTACTACACGGTTGCGGCAAGCCTGGCCTTCGGTAGCAGTCGTACCCAGGCCCGCCTGGTGGTGGCCGCGGATGCCCCGCTCGATGACAAGAACCGGATCACTGACGAGGCCTACGCCACCCAGGTGGCCGACGCGTGCCGGATGAAGCCAGCAGACGTGACCGAAGCCCGGGTGGAGGAGAAGCAAACGCCCGCACCTTTGCCGTTCGCGTTGCTGGACCTTCAGGTGTACATGAGCAAGACCCACAGCATCGATGCGGAGAAAACCCTAGCCCTGACCCAGGCACTGCGCGAGAAGTACAAGGCCATCACCTACAACCGTTCCGATTGCAGCTACCTGTCCGACGAACAATTTGCCGAGGCTCCGGAGACCTTGAACCTGCTAAGTCAGGCCCTGCCGGATTTGGCCGGGATGTTCACCGAGGTGAATTCGGAACGTAAAAGCCGGGCGTTTGACGACAGCAAGGTCTCGGCGCACACCGCGATCATCCCAACGGCAGTGAAGATCGACATTGCCCAGCTAAGTGACGATGAACGCGCCGTGTACCTGGCCATCGTCAAACGCTACGTCGCGCAGTTCTTGCCCGAGAAACGCTACCTCAGTGCCGAGGTGCGTTTTGGCGTGAACGGACACTCCTTCGTTGCGCGCTCCACCAAAGTGACGCAGCCAGGGTGGACGGCGCAGGTCACTGAAGAAAACGAGCAAGACGAAGACGCGTCGGACGCCGCCGAGGTCGCGAGCCCCTTCGATGCTCTGGCGGATATGAAAGTCGGTGACGCCGGGGTATGCGATGGCATTACGGTGGCCAAGGAAAAGACCAAGCCCCTGCCGCTTTATACCGAAGCCACGTTGCTCAAGGATCTGCAGCGCGTGGCCAAGTATGTGAAAGACCCGCGCATCAAGCAGCTGCTGATCGACCGTGACCAGGGCAAGAAAGGCGAGAACGGCGGCATCGGCACCCCGGCGACCCGTGGTGCGGTACTGGCCAAGTTGCAGGAGCGTGGTTTCTACGCGGTAGAGAAGAAAAAACTGATCCCCACCGCGTTGGGGCTGGAGTTCATTGCCGCGTTGCCAGCGATTGCGACCACGCCGGACATGACCGCGCTCTGGCATGAACAGCAACAGATGATCGAGGCCGGTGAACTGACCGTGGACGCGTTCCTGGACGAACTGGAGGACTTCATTGCCCACCAGGTGCAGAACGTGGACCTGGGCAACGTGCAGGGTGACGGCAAGCCGGTGCTGGACAGCCTGAACGCCCAGTGCCCCATGTGCGGCAGTGAACTGGCTGTCACCCCGCGAGTGATCGGCTGTCGCGCCTGCGCCTTCAAGTTCTACCCGGAAGTCAGCGGCAAGATGCTGTCCCCCGGCCAGATCGAGGCGCTGCTGACTACGGGCAAGACCGGTGTACTGAAGGGGTTTCACAGCAAGAAAACCGGCAAGTCCTTTGAAGCGGCCCTGAAGCTCAACCACGAAGCCAAGCTGGAATTCGTATACAGCCGCAAACCCACGCGCGCATGACCCCTCTCCTCAACGGAGGCATTTGCTATGTCAGACGAGAAATTACCCAAGGGAGCGTATGCCGCCCTTGAAGCGCTTCAGGCCCAGGCTGTAGCAGTAACAGCTTCGATTCCAAGCAATGACCTTGAAGCTGTGGCATTGGGCCGCAAGGCACTTGCGGACGCTCAGGCACAAATGGCGAAACATCCGAATTGGGTGGCCAAGATCATCAAGGCGCTGCTGATAGCCCCATTCGACGAAGTCACCATCCTGACCGCAGACGCTGATTGGCTTGCACAGACCTTTACCGAACGTGTTGCTCAGTGGCCACCTGGTGACACGATGACTGCGTACTGCCCCAACTGCGAAACCCCCGCAACTGTCGATATCGTCAACGTCAGGAAGTGGGAAATGACTTGGCGTCCAGTGGATTGCGACACCTGTTTTGCCGAGTTTGAGTTGTCGGCAGACGGCACAACAGCCTTGATATTGGCCCCTGCTGCGCAGTCTTCGGCCCGGGGCCGCGAGCTGTTGAAAACGACAATCCATTTTGATCCCGACGCTAGTAAAAACGCCCCCTACACCACTGCCGTTGAAATCTTGCTTGGTGGTGTGGGCCGTCTGATGTTTCCCGATGGCACCGAGCAGTTTGTGGACGATGACGCCGAACCGGCGCTGATCTATTCGCCACGCCTTCAGCCCGACGCCCTGGAGCAGTTCTGCGAAGAACACATGGATCGCTACGAGCGTTTTCATGAGGAACACGAAGCGCAATTGGCAGGCTTCGAACGTATCGCCATGGACGCCTTTTGGTAAATCCATAGGTCTCGTAACACCCCCTCACATCCCTTTAAGCACTCATTGAAGAAGGAGCGCAATCATGGCGCGTGGCATCAATAAAGTGATCCTGGTAGGCACCTGCGGACAAGACCCTGACTGTCGATACCTGCCCAACGGCACTGCGGTGACCAACCTGAGCCTGGCCACCAGTGAGCAGTGGACTGACAAGCAGAGCGGGCAGAAGGTCGAGAAGACCGAATGGCACCGCGTGTCGCTGTTCGGCAAGGTCGCCGAAATCGCCGGCGAATACCTGCACAAGGGTTCGCAGGTCTACATCGAGGGCAAGCTGCAAACCCGCGAATGGGAAAAGGACGGGATCAAACGCTACACCACTGAAATCGTCGTGGACATGCAGGGCACGATGCAGCTGCTTGGTGGCCGTCCACAGGGCGACTCCCCACAAGGGCAGACCGGCCACGGCAGCGGCGGCAGTGATCACCAGGAACCTCCTCGGCAGCAAGCCCCCCAACAAGCGGCGCCTGAAAAATCGTCCGGCAAAGGCAAAGCCGCATCAAAACCGCCACGTGCATCAGGCAAGCAGGCACAGGCCAAAGTGCCCGAACCGCAACCCGCTGGGGATTTTGACGGCAGTGATGACAAAATCCCGTTCATGGACCCCTATCGGTTCAACAGGATGTTGGTCTGACCCATCCGCACAGCGATCTTGCCCACGTCAGGTGCCGCGCTCCCGGCTCGTCGTGACGCGCTTTATCGTCGCGGCGAACGGAAGCACGGGCGCAGCGCACACTTGACGCTACCTCTTTCAGAAAGGCTCACCTTGGGAGTGTGGGGTAGCTTCACCACCCCGCGCTCCCGAGGTCAACGCGGCCGTTGCGAGATGACAAGGGCCGCGCCCTTGGTGTTCAAACCGCCCAGCATCAACATTTTTCAGATCAAGCACACCGGGTGGTGTTTACCCGGTGCGAACCCCTCTATTCAAGGATTACCCAGATGAAATTCATCAAAAAGAAAGTCGTGGTCATCAATTACACCGGCACCGTTGGCAAAACTACCATCGCGGCAAACCTGCTGTGGCCACGTATGGGCGGTGCGCCGCTCTATGCCATTGAGTCAATCAACGAAACGGCTGAGAACCTTGGCCTTGATGTTGAGAAGTTGCGCGGCAATGCTTTCCGCGAGCTGTTCAAACGA
This window contains:
- a CDS encoding type IV secretory system conjugative DNA transfer family protein, producing the protein MGKAKSKPISSTNPQERIEEYPAFLLGKHPTKDVFLASYGQQFVMLAAPPGSMKGVSAVIPNLLSYPDSMVVNDPKFENWDITSGFRASAGHKVFRFSPERLETHRWNPVSAINRDPLYRLGDIRTLARVLFVSDNPKNQEWYNKAGNVFTSILLYLMETPEMPCTLPQAYEIGSLGTGIGTWAQQIIELRSIGPNALSFETLRELNGVYEASKNKSSGWSTTVDIVRDVLSVYAEKTVAWAVSGDDIDFAKMREEKTTVYFSVTEGNLKKYGPLMNLFFTQAIRLNSKVLPEQGGHCADGTLRYKYQLALMMDEFAIMGRMEIMETAPALTRGAGLRFFLIFQGKDQIRAVYGEEAANGIMKAIHNEIVFAPGDIKLAEEYSRRLGNTTERVHNQSLNRQKNEIGARGQTDSYSEQARPLLLPQEVNELPFDKQLIFVQGNRQTEPMKILARKIIYFEEDVFKARQKMTPPPLPVGDATKIDALTVPVRTIEAKVAVADTKPMQAEQRQRWNPKEKAANAVPEQPDAAQPVDVEPDPEPAQADDTPETM
- a CDS encoding TrbM/KikA/MpfK family conjugal transfer protein, with the translated sequence MNTYSKTADRQGQAAGNAVPGRGKTRVCALFAVCLLGSGSALAGDPCKSVLCLYGKFAGNSGSSECRSAEQDYFSILVKKHGNIKWSETASARQDYLNSCPGADQSYTQKINDKFGKVQG
- a CDS encoding type IA DNA topoisomerase encodes the protein MRVFIAEKPALGQVIAEALGTVIRKDGYFECGSNNIVTWCVGHLLELAPPEVHNPAYKNWVQADLPLRLRPAKYQPIARTRDQLKVVQQLIGRASEIVHAGDPDDEGQLLVDEVLVHFGNTAPVKRILINDMNANAARKALDGLRDNSEFYGLFQKALARSIGDQLYGFNMTRACTLAGRAKGVKSVLSVGRVQTPILGLIVNRYLANKSHASAFYYTVAASLAFGSSRTQARLVVAADAPLDDKNRITDEAYATQVADACRMKPADVTEARVEEKQTPAPLPFALLDLQVYMSKTHSIDAEKTLALTQALREKYKAITYNRSDCSYLSDEQFAEAPETLNLLSQALPDLAGMFTEVNSERKSRAFDDSKVSAHTAIIPTAVKIDIAQLSDDERAVYLAIVKRYVAQFLPEKRYLSAEVRFGVNGHSFVARSTKVTQPGWTAQVTEENEQDEDASDAAEVASPFDALADMKVGDAGVCDGITVAKEKTKPLPLYTEATLLKDLQRVAKYVKDPRIKQLLIDRDQGKKGENGGIGTPATRGAVLAKLQERGFYAVEKKKLIPTALGLEFIAALPAIATTPDMTALWHEQQQMIEAGELTVDAFLDELEDFIAHQVQNVDLGNVQGDGKPVLDSLNAQCPMCGSELAVTPRVIGCRACAFKFYPEVSGKMLSPGQIEALLTTGKTGVLKGFHSKKTGKSFEAALKLNHEAKLEFVYSRKPTRA
- a CDS encoding single-stranded DNA-binding protein — translated: MARGINKVILVGTCGQDPDCRYLPNGTAVTNLSLATSEQWTDKQSGQKVEKTEWHRVSLFGKVAEIAGEYLHKGSQVYIEGKLQTREWEKDGIKRYTTEIVVDMQGTMQLLGGRPQGDSPQGQTGHGSGGSDHQEPPRQQAPQQAAPEKSSGKGKAASKPPRASGKQAQAKVPEPQPAGDFDGSDDKIPFMDPYRFNRMLV